A genomic segment from Aquila chrysaetos chrysaetos chromosome 11, bAquChr1.4, whole genome shotgun sequence encodes:
- the DCLRE1A gene encoding DNA cross-link repair 1A protein isoform X2 — protein sequence MSEDALLEEDIWEYKSIRKQKCQSNSESISTPVQNVSDSKCRPKRKKNRNKKKSIEKTDTLQKTEPRSRPNQDVDQCKDDSSVHSQESVSSLTEQSSQNAKPIHDGYCPSCQMPFSLLLVQTPRWHVAECLDTPGSIEKECPDGLLCNSTIPSHYKRYSHFLLAASRAGDYVVNSSANTLERKMTCSTPAKPSCSPSHVEKISQNKKPSNNVTNVPSDDCTLMVQRSPQMKSLNIISESTSSFADVQKPQKTFQLTQTTDDSCKFEFYDFASSQESGTGEDLCSQKDTNQPSLLQSKADFSDCEISYSPLSTFEESEEETEEEEKKLKISQNKSFKVWNFEDEESNSVVFKTFDGLLLQQKPQYEHSKMGNFIIKKNDCEEANTLNHLNHSVKTVSQSHMNSKLCNSTCADNQHQEEVLTSGSSFPFNCEEVEQPELISSAAKAGNTESEDTGACALDSAYLSFTETSSLQVREDAGSLLTQKSNVFRDQSNILTNTDKMTANAIEKTALQESLQSVVEKEGNLNTAAVCFPSPISKTVPSLSLASMNAKSSSAKELKQMDIGVFFGLKPKVKEESKGETCLSEGKQIPSSLTPNGKRPRQQKRKAEGSVEDVEAVIESSSKNGAFADVSSGGKQRWRKKFKELSTIGEGTRKKHCPFYKKIPGTGFTVDAFQYGEIEGCTAYFLTHFHSDHYCGLTKNFMFPIYCNKITGNLVKSKLGVKEQYIHMLPMDTECVVNGIKVMLLDANHCPGATMILFRLPSGSVILHTGDFRADPSMERYPALIGQQVHTLYLDTTYCSPEYTFPSQQEVIQFAVNTAFETVTLNPRTLVVCGTYSIGKEKVFLAIAEVLGSKASMSRDKYKTLQCLESAAVNSLISVDWDGTLLHVLPMMQINFKALQDHLNKFSENFDQVLAFKPTGWTYSDSCLSLVDIKPQTRGKITIYGIRVGFLTVNTAVTWK from the exons ATGTCTGAAGATGCTTTATTGGAAGAGGACATTTGGGAGTACAAGTCCATTAGGAAGCAAAAGTGTCAGAGTAATTCAGAGAGCATCTCTACACCTGTGCAGAACGTAAGTGACAGCAAGTGCAggccaaaaagaaagaaaaatagaaataaaaaaaaatccatagaaaAAACTGATACGCTTCAGAAAACTGAGCCGAGATCGAGGCCAAATCAGGATGTAGATCAATGTAAAGATGACAGCAGTGTGCACTCCCAGGAAAGCGTGAGTAGCCTGACGGAACAGAGCTCACAAAATGCAAAGCCTATTCATGATGGATACTGTCCGAGCTGCCAGATGCCCTTCTCTTTGCTATTGGTCCAGACACCTCGATGGCACGTTGCTGAATGTTTGGATACTCCAGGATCCATTGAAAAAG AGTGTCCTGATGGTTTACTGTGCAATTCCACCATTCCATCCCACTACAAGCGTTACAGCCATTTTCTGCTTGCAGCAAGCAGGGCAGGAGATTATGTTGTAAACTCTTCAGCAAACACTTTGGAGAGAAAGATGACGTGTTCTACTCCTGCAAAGCCCAGCTGTTCGCCAAGTCATGTAGAGAAAATATCACAGAATAAGAAACCATCTAATAATGTAACAAATGTCCCAAGTGATGATTGTACATTGATGGTACAGAGATCACCGCAAATGAAGTCTCTAAATATAATCAGTGAAAGTACTTCCTCTTTTGCAGATGTTCAAAAGCCTCAAAAGACATTTCAGCTTACACAGACCACAGATGATAGTTGTAAATTTGAGTTTTATGACTTTGCATCTTCTCAAGAAAGTGGAACAGGAGAAGACCTGTGTAGTCAGAAAGATACAAATCAGCCAAGTCTACTACAGTCAAAAGCGGACTTCAGTGACTGTGAAATTTCTTATTCTCCACTTAGTACTTTTGAGGAAAGTGAAGAGGaaactgaggaagaggagaagaaattaaaaatatcacaaaataaATCATTCAAAGTCTGGAACTTTGAAGATGAAGAATCTAATTCCGTGGTGTTTAAAACATTTGATGGACTTCTCTTACAGCAGAAGCCTCAGTATGAGCATAGCAAAATGGGaaatttcataattaaaaaaaacgACTGTGAGGAAGCAAATACATTGAACCATCTAAATCATAGTGTAAAAACTGTTTCTCAGAGTCACATGAACAGCAAGTTATGTAATTCAACATGTGCAGACAATCAGCATCAGGAAGAGGTGCTAACCAGTGgatcctcttttccttttaattgtgAGGAGGTTGAACAGCCAGAACTGATTTCCTCTGCTGCTAAAGCAGGTAACACAGAGTCAGAAGATACTGGTGCTTGTGCTTTGGATTCTGCATACCTGAGTTTTACTGAGACATCATCATTGCAAGTCAGAGAAGATGCTGGGTCTCTTCTGACACagaaaagtaatgttttcaGGGAccaaagtaatattttaactAATACAGATAAAATGACTGCCAATGCAATTGAAAAAACAGCTCTCCAGGAGAGTTTGCAGTCGGTagtggagaaagaaggaaatcttaatacAGCTGCAGTGTGCTTTCCCAGCCCAATCTCTAAAACAGTACCATCTCTTTCTTTAGCAAGTATGAATGCCAAATCCAGTTCTGCCAAAGAACTCAAACAAATGGACATTGGTGTTTTCTTTGGGTTAAAACCCAAagtaaaagaggaaagcaaaggagagaCGTGTTTGAGTGAGGGAAAGCAGATACCAAGCTCACTAACTCCCAATGGAAAGAGGCCCAGacagcaaaaaaggaaagctgaagggTCTGTGGAAGATGTAGAAGCAGTTATAGAAAGTTCAAGTAAAAATGGAGCCTTTGCAGATGTAAGTTCTGGTGGCAAAcaaaggtggagaaaaaaatttaaagaattatCTACTATAGGtgaaggaacaagaaaaaaacactgccCTTTCTACAAGAAAATACCAG GAACTGGTTTTACAGTTGATGCCTTCCAGTATGGAGAAATTGAAGGCTGCACAGCTTATTTCCTTACTCATTTTCACTCTGATCACTATTGTGGGTTAACAAAAAACTTCATGTTTCCAATCTACTGCAATAAG ATAACTGGCAATCTGGTGAAGAGCAAACTTGGAGTCAAAGAGCAGTACATCCACATGCTGCCGATGGACACGGAATGTGTAGTGAATGGGATCAAAGTGATGTTGCTCGATGCCAATCA ttgtCCAGGTGCAACAATGATCCTTTTCCGTCTACCAAGTGGAAGTGTTATTCTGCACACAGGAGACTTCAGGGCAGATCCTTCTATGGAGCGCTACCCTGCTTTGATTGGTCAACAAGTCCATACCCTTTACCTTGATACCAC ATACTGTAGTCCTGAATACACTTTTCCTTCTCAACAAGAGGTTATCCAGTTTGCTGTCAATACTGCCTTTGAGACAGTGACTTTAAACCCGCGTACTCTAGTCGTCTGTGGCACCTACTccattggaaaagaaaaagtttttttag CAATTGCTGAAGTCCTGGGCTCAAAAGCAAGTATGTCCCGTGATAAGTACAAAACACTGCAGTGCTTGGAGTCAGCAGCTGTTAATTCCCTCATCAGTGTGGACTGGGATGGTACTTTGCTTCACGTTCTTCCCATGATGCAGATTAATTTTAAG GCCTTGCAAGATCACTTGAATAAGTTTTCTGAGAATTTTGATCAAGTTCTGGCTTTCAAACCTACTGGGTGGACCTACTCTGATTCATGCCTTTCTCTGGTGGATATCAAACCTCAGACAAGAGGAAAGATCACCATATATGGTATAAGAGTG ggaTTCCTTACAGTGAACACAGCAGTTACCTGGAAATGA
- the DCLRE1A gene encoding DNA cross-link repair 1A protein isoform X1 — MSEDALLEEDIWEYKSIRKQKCQSNSESISTPVQNVSDSKCRPKRKKNRNKKKSIEKTDTLQKTEPRSRPNQDVDQCKDDSSVHSQESVSSLTEQSSQNAKPIHDGYCPSCQMPFSLLLVQTPRWHVAECLDTPGSIEKECPDGLLCNSTIPSHYKRYSHFLLAASRAGDYVVNSSANTLERKMTCSTPAKPSCSPSHVEKISQNKKPSNNVTNVPSDDCTLMVQRSPQMKSLNIISESTSSFADVQKPQKTFQLTQTTDDSCKFEFYDFASSQESGTGEDLCSQKDTNQPSLLQSKADFSDCEISYSPLSTFEESEEETEEEEKKLKISQNKSFKVWNFEDEESNSVVFKTFDGLLLQQKPQYEHSKMGNFIIKKNDCEEANTLNHLNHSVKTVSQSHMNSKLCNSTCADNQHQEEVLTSGSSFPFNCEEVEQPELISSAAKAGNTESEDTGACALDSAYLSFTETSSLQVREDAGSLLTQKSNVFRDQSNILTNTDKMTANAIEKTALQESLQSVVEKEGNLNTAAVCFPSPISKTVPSLSLASMNAKSSSAKELKQMDIGVFFGLKPKVKEESKGETCLSEGKQIPSSLTPNGKRPRQQKRKAEGSVEDVEAVIESSSKNGAFADVSSGGKQRWRKKFKELSTIGEGTRKKHCPFYKKIPGTGFTVDAFQYGEIEGCTAYFLTHFHSDHYCGLTKNFMFPIYCNKITGNLVKSKLGVKEQYIHMLPMDTECVVNGIKVMLLDANHCPGATMILFRLPSGSVILHTGDFRADPSMERYPALIGQQVHTLYLDTTYCSPEYTFPSQQEVIQFAVNTAFETVTLNPRTLVVCGTYSIGKEKVFLAIAEVLGSKASMSRDKYKTLQCLESAAVNSLISVDWDGTLLHVLPMMQINFKALQDHLNKFSENFDQVLAFKPTGWTYSDSCLSLVDIKPQTRGKITIYGIPYSEHSSYLEMKRFVQWLKPQKIIPTVNVGDWRARSLMEKHFRDWMIEGSRHK; from the exons ATGTCTGAAGATGCTTTATTGGAAGAGGACATTTGGGAGTACAAGTCCATTAGGAAGCAAAAGTGTCAGAGTAATTCAGAGAGCATCTCTACACCTGTGCAGAACGTAAGTGACAGCAAGTGCAggccaaaaagaaagaaaaatagaaataaaaaaaaatccatagaaaAAACTGATACGCTTCAGAAAACTGAGCCGAGATCGAGGCCAAATCAGGATGTAGATCAATGTAAAGATGACAGCAGTGTGCACTCCCAGGAAAGCGTGAGTAGCCTGACGGAACAGAGCTCACAAAATGCAAAGCCTATTCATGATGGATACTGTCCGAGCTGCCAGATGCCCTTCTCTTTGCTATTGGTCCAGACACCTCGATGGCACGTTGCTGAATGTTTGGATACTCCAGGATCCATTGAAAAAG AGTGTCCTGATGGTTTACTGTGCAATTCCACCATTCCATCCCACTACAAGCGTTACAGCCATTTTCTGCTTGCAGCAAGCAGGGCAGGAGATTATGTTGTAAACTCTTCAGCAAACACTTTGGAGAGAAAGATGACGTGTTCTACTCCTGCAAAGCCCAGCTGTTCGCCAAGTCATGTAGAGAAAATATCACAGAATAAGAAACCATCTAATAATGTAACAAATGTCCCAAGTGATGATTGTACATTGATGGTACAGAGATCACCGCAAATGAAGTCTCTAAATATAATCAGTGAAAGTACTTCCTCTTTTGCAGATGTTCAAAAGCCTCAAAAGACATTTCAGCTTACACAGACCACAGATGATAGTTGTAAATTTGAGTTTTATGACTTTGCATCTTCTCAAGAAAGTGGAACAGGAGAAGACCTGTGTAGTCAGAAAGATACAAATCAGCCAAGTCTACTACAGTCAAAAGCGGACTTCAGTGACTGTGAAATTTCTTATTCTCCACTTAGTACTTTTGAGGAAAGTGAAGAGGaaactgaggaagaggagaagaaattaaaaatatcacaaaataaATCATTCAAAGTCTGGAACTTTGAAGATGAAGAATCTAATTCCGTGGTGTTTAAAACATTTGATGGACTTCTCTTACAGCAGAAGCCTCAGTATGAGCATAGCAAAATGGGaaatttcataattaaaaaaaacgACTGTGAGGAAGCAAATACATTGAACCATCTAAATCATAGTGTAAAAACTGTTTCTCAGAGTCACATGAACAGCAAGTTATGTAATTCAACATGTGCAGACAATCAGCATCAGGAAGAGGTGCTAACCAGTGgatcctcttttccttttaattgtgAGGAGGTTGAACAGCCAGAACTGATTTCCTCTGCTGCTAAAGCAGGTAACACAGAGTCAGAAGATACTGGTGCTTGTGCTTTGGATTCTGCATACCTGAGTTTTACTGAGACATCATCATTGCAAGTCAGAGAAGATGCTGGGTCTCTTCTGACACagaaaagtaatgttttcaGGGAccaaagtaatattttaactAATACAGATAAAATGACTGCCAATGCAATTGAAAAAACAGCTCTCCAGGAGAGTTTGCAGTCGGTagtggagaaagaaggaaatcttaatacAGCTGCAGTGTGCTTTCCCAGCCCAATCTCTAAAACAGTACCATCTCTTTCTTTAGCAAGTATGAATGCCAAATCCAGTTCTGCCAAAGAACTCAAACAAATGGACATTGGTGTTTTCTTTGGGTTAAAACCCAAagtaaaagaggaaagcaaaggagagaCGTGTTTGAGTGAGGGAAAGCAGATACCAAGCTCACTAACTCCCAATGGAAAGAGGCCCAGacagcaaaaaaggaaagctgaagggTCTGTGGAAGATGTAGAAGCAGTTATAGAAAGTTCAAGTAAAAATGGAGCCTTTGCAGATGTAAGTTCTGGTGGCAAAcaaaggtggagaaaaaaatttaaagaattatCTACTATAGGtgaaggaacaagaaaaaaacactgccCTTTCTACAAGAAAATACCAG GAACTGGTTTTACAGTTGATGCCTTCCAGTATGGAGAAATTGAAGGCTGCACAGCTTATTTCCTTACTCATTTTCACTCTGATCACTATTGTGGGTTAACAAAAAACTTCATGTTTCCAATCTACTGCAATAAG ATAACTGGCAATCTGGTGAAGAGCAAACTTGGAGTCAAAGAGCAGTACATCCACATGCTGCCGATGGACACGGAATGTGTAGTGAATGGGATCAAAGTGATGTTGCTCGATGCCAATCA ttgtCCAGGTGCAACAATGATCCTTTTCCGTCTACCAAGTGGAAGTGTTATTCTGCACACAGGAGACTTCAGGGCAGATCCTTCTATGGAGCGCTACCCTGCTTTGATTGGTCAACAAGTCCATACCCTTTACCTTGATACCAC ATACTGTAGTCCTGAATACACTTTTCCTTCTCAACAAGAGGTTATCCAGTTTGCTGTCAATACTGCCTTTGAGACAGTGACTTTAAACCCGCGTACTCTAGTCGTCTGTGGCACCTACTccattggaaaagaaaaagtttttttag CAATTGCTGAAGTCCTGGGCTCAAAAGCAAGTATGTCCCGTGATAAGTACAAAACACTGCAGTGCTTGGAGTCAGCAGCTGTTAATTCCCTCATCAGTGTGGACTGGGATGGTACTTTGCTTCACGTTCTTCCCATGATGCAGATTAATTTTAAG GCCTTGCAAGATCACTTGAATAAGTTTTCTGAGAATTTTGATCAAGTTCTGGCTTTCAAACCTACTGGGTGGACCTACTCTGATTCATGCCTTTCTCTGGTGGATATCAAACCTCAGACAAGAGGAAAGATCACCATATATG ggaTTCCTTACAGTGAACACAGCAGTTACCTGGAAATGAAGCGTTTTGTTCAATGGTTGAAGCCACAGAAAATCATCCCCACTGTAAATGTTGGTGACTGGAGAGCCAGAAGCTTGATGGAGAAGCATTTTAGAGACTGGATGATTGAGGGCAGTagacataaataa